A portion of the Falco naumanni isolate bFalNau1 chromosome 9, bFalNau1.pat, whole genome shotgun sequence genome contains these proteins:
- the FAM163B gene encoding protein FAM163B, with the protein MTAGTVVITGGILATVILLCIIAVLCYCRLQYYCCKKDESEEDEEEPDFAVHSHIPPLHCNRNVVLTNGPSLYTSSPFGKKPTPSRPSCPGCTPYEPPTFFLQEPPEELHNGGDRVSYKTVSQEDLDLPVSVANLQALNPNRLSAMREAFSRSRSISTDV; encoded by the exons ATGACAGCCGGGACCGTGGTCATCACAGGTGGAATATTAGCAACTGTCATTTTACTTTGTATCATCGCTGTCCTCTGCTACTGTAGGCTCCAG TACTACTGCTGCAAGAAGGATGAGTCcgaggaggatgaggaggagccCGACTTCGCCGTGCACTCCCACATCCCGCCGCTCCACTGCAACCGCAACGTAGTGCTGACCAACGGCCCGTCCCTCTACACCTCATCCCCCTTTGGCAAGAAGCCCACTCCGAGCCGGCCGAGCTGCCCCGGCTGCACGCCGTATGAGCCCCCCACCTTCTTCCTGCAGGAGCCCCCCGAGGAGCTGCACAATGGGGGCGACCGGGTGAGCTACAAGACAGTGAGCCAGGAAGATCTCGATCTGCCGGTGAGCGTGGCCAACCTGCAGGCGCTCAACCCCAACCGGCTCTCAGCCATGCGGGAAGCCTTCTCCCGCAGCCGCAGCATAAGCACCGATGTGTGA